A DNA window from Aquarana catesbeiana isolate 2022-GZ linkage group LG01, ASM4218655v1, whole genome shotgun sequence contains the following coding sequences:
- the C1QTNF7 gene encoding complement C1q tumor necrosis factor-related protein 7, with protein sequence MMLILLYITSFVLCASGQPLNKKLKGDQQNIRYVCSIPGLPGSPGSPGANGLAGPHGRIGLPGRDGRDGRKGEKGEKGDTGLRGKTGRLGPIGEKGDQGETGKRGPNGSLGDKGEIGPDGPAGPKGDKGSRGDLGEPGVCKCGNIVLKSAFSVGITTSYPQERLPIVFNKVIFNEGEHYNPSTGKFICAIPGIYYFSYDITLANKHLAITLVQNGEYKIKTFDANTGNHDVASGSTLLYLKPEDEVWLEIFYTDQNGLFSDPSWADSLFSGFLLYADTDYLNALSDDDDL encoded by the exons ATGATGCTTATTTTGCTGTACATTACAAGTTTTGTTCTTTGTGCCAGTGGACAACCATTGAACAAAAAACTGAAAGGAGATCAACAGAACATAAGGTATGTCTGTAGCATACCAGGATTGCCAGGGTCTCCGGGATCCCCTGGGGCAAATGGATTAGCTGGGCCACATGGACGGATTGGCCTTCCGGGAAGAGATGGGAGAGATGGCAGGAAAGGAGAAAAGGGTGAAAAGGGTGACACAG GTTTGCGAGGAAAAACAGGACGACTGGGACCTATTGGTGAAAAGGGTGATCAAGGAGAGACTGGTAAAAGAGGACCCAACGGTTCACTAGGAGACAAAGGTGAAATTGGGCCTGATGGACCTGCTGGACCTAAGGGTGATAAAGGCTCAAGAGGAGATCTGGGAGAACCTGGTGTGTGCAAGTGTGGAAATATTGTGCTTAAATCTGCTTTTTCAGttgggatcaccaccagctacccacAAGAAAGACTTCCAATCGTATTTAACAAAGTAATCTTTAATGAAGGAGAGCACTACAACCCATCCACCGGGAAGTTTATTTGTGCTATCCCTGGAATTTATTATTTCTCTTATGACATCACTCttgcaaacaagcacctggctatCACCCTTGTACAAAATGGAGAGTACAAAATAAAGACATTTGATGCCAACACGGGAAATCATGATGTTGCCTCAGGCTCAACACTTCTTTACCTAAAGCCAGAAGATGAAGTCTGGCTTGAGATTTTTTATACAGATCAGAACGGTTTGTTTTCAGACCCCAGCTGGGCAGACAGTTTGTTCTCAGGATTTCTTTTATATGCAGATACTGATTATCTCAATGCTTTGTCCGATGATGATGACTTATGA